A stretch of Exiguobacterium sp. BMC-KP DNA encodes these proteins:
- a CDS encoding MerR family transcriptional regulator: MADSSRQSKPLFPIGVVQELTALSARQIRYYEEQGLIKPERTETKRRLYSFNDVDRLLSIKEYLDQGLNIAGIKLIFENDLVKRERVAESVVETRPELSDGELYKLLKNELKEAGRHGKTSLIQGELGRFFK; the protein is encoded by the coding sequence ATGGCAGACTCATCACGCCAGTCCAAGCCACTATTTCCCATCGGAGTCGTTCAAGAGTTGACCGCGTTATCTGCCCGCCAGATCCGATACTACGAAGAACAGGGACTGATCAAGCCGGAGCGGACAGAGACGAAGCGTCGCCTCTATTCGTTCAACGATGTCGATCGCCTGTTGTCGATCAAGGAATACCTGGATCAAGGACTGAATATCGCAGGGATCAAATTGATTTTTGAAAACGATCTCGTCAAACGCGAACGCGTTGCGGAGAGCGTCGTCGAGACGCGCCCGGAACTATCTGACGGCGAATTGTATAAACTCCTGAAAAATGAATTGAAGGAAGCAGGACGACATGGAAAGACGTCGCTCATCCAAGGTGAGCTCGGGCGTTTCTTCAAGTAA
- a CDS encoding AzlD domain-containing protein: MEIRPELIALFLACGLVTWIPRVLPFLVLHGLTLPRLVTEWLSFIPVCLLGALFFQNLLIVQNDAFPTISTLHVFAALPTMAIAIFSKSLSWTVITGVVTMAFLRLYL, encoded by the coding sequence ATGGAAATCCGCCCAGAATTAATTGCTCTCTTTTTAGCTTGTGGACTTGTTACTTGGATTCCACGCGTTTTACCCTTTCTAGTCCTTCACGGACTGACGTTACCTCGCCTCGTAACGGAATGGCTCTCCTTCATTCCGGTTTGCTTACTCGGTGCGCTCTTCTTTCAAAATCTACTTATCGTGCAAAACGATGCGTTCCCGACTATTTCGACGCTTCATGTTTTCGCAGCACTACCGACGATGGCCATCGCGATCTTCAGTAAAAGTCTATCCTGGACGGTCATCACCGGTGTCGTTACCATGGCGTTTCTACGATTGTATCTGTAA
- a CDS encoding tyrosine-type recombinase/integrase: MAREQSYTLPEFIERYLFYLTTSGRQLSTVRRYRYDLIEVHRYMTDVDQPLETIDDFKAISIETWKTFINEYLIEEKLYQQATVARIVTVINQVNYQIRQTKAKLIEYAQPTHELTAKHVASFKEYEQLVRTNQSDRGLTEHQLKARPFLIDRNELILRLFYRYGLRVHHIIGLKMHDLNFAQQEMAVHDRLGNRFLLHLEREDQDIMLRYLKTIPEPVRPRYHSTDPFFVAFDFARMTFRWVYSKNAPKQLSIVMITKMMRQLNERSDNKRILTPSMLRNSFILKTYQDEMTKEERLQKTCLYKDVSLRRYEEAVEELTPLL; the protein is encoded by the coding sequence ATGGCACGCGAGCAGTCGTATACGCTTCCAGAGTTCATTGAACGCTACCTGTTTTATTTAACGACAAGTGGACGGCAACTTTCGACCGTCCGGCGCTATCGGTATGATTTAATCGAAGTCCATCGTTATATGACGGATGTCGACCAACCGCTCGAGACGATTGACGATTTCAAAGCAATTTCGATCGAGACGTGGAAGACGTTCATCAATGAGTACTTGATCGAAGAGAAGCTCTACCAGCAAGCAACGGTCGCCCGAATCGTCACCGTCATCAATCAAGTCAATTACCAGATTCGGCAAACAAAAGCGAAGCTGATCGAATACGCACAACCGACACACGAACTGACGGCAAAACATGTCGCTTCCTTCAAGGAATATGAGCAATTGGTACGGACGAATCAATCCGATCGCGGTTTGACAGAACATCAATTGAAGGCACGTCCGTTTTTGATTGATCGAAACGAACTGATTCTTCGGCTATTTTACCGTTATGGCTTACGTGTCCATCACATTATCGGCTTAAAAATGCACGACCTCAATTTCGCCCAGCAAGAGATGGCTGTCCACGATCGCCTTGGTAACCGCTTCCTGCTTCATCTTGAGCGGGAAGATCAAGACATCATGTTGCGTTACTTGAAGACGATCCCAGAGCCAGTCCGCCCCCGTTATCACAGCACCGATCCCTTTTTCGTCGCCTTCGACTTCGCCCGGATGACGTTCCGCTGGGTCTACAGTAAGAATGCACCGAAGCAATTGTCGATCGTCATGATCACGAAGATGATGCGGCAGCTAAATGAGCGGTCGGATAACAAACGGATCTTAACCCCGTCGATGTTACGTAACAGCTTCATCTTAAAAACGTATCAGGATGAGATGACGAAAGAAGAACGTCTGCAAAAGACGTGTCTCTATAAGGATGTCTCGCTCCGGCGTTACGAAGAGGCGGTTGAAGAATTGACACCATTACTTTAA
- a CDS encoding AzlC family ABC transporter permease, with the protein MSSAFQAGVRACLPTVLGYIGIGFSAGIVGRASGLSPLEVGFMSIFIYAGAAQFIITSLLLLNSPASAIILTTFIVNLRHLLMSLTLAPHVETRHLRDRLGTGTLLTDESFAVAMNTAQKGKISPSFMHGLNLTAYFSWIVATVLGALVGSWFPDPERFGLDFALTAMFIGLLYLQFEGERSRIAVNSCLLLIVMLLLYITMRYFSPEVAVLCATLGGASIGVVITRWKSAQN; encoded by the coding sequence ATGTCATCAGCCTTTCAAGCAGGTGTACGTGCCTGTCTTCCAACCGTCCTTGGCTATATCGGCATCGGCTTTTCAGCCGGAATCGTCGGTCGTGCTTCAGGTTTATCTCCCCTTGAAGTCGGATTCATGTCAATCTTCATCTATGCAGGTGCTGCCCAGTTCATCATCACGAGTCTCTTACTATTAAATAGTCCTGCCTCTGCCATTATCCTGACAACATTCATCGTCAATTTGAGACACTTGTTAATGAGTCTGACACTTGCACCACATGTCGAGACACGGCACCTTCGTGATCGACTCGGTACCGGGACACTACTGACAGATGAATCGTTTGCGGTCGCAATGAATACTGCGCAAAAAGGGAAGATCTCACCTTCTTTCATGCATGGCTTGAATCTGACCGCTTACTTTAGCTGGATCGTCGCAACTGTTCTTGGAGCACTCGTCGGCAGTTGGTTTCCTGATCCTGAGCGCTTTGGTCTCGATTTCGCCTTGACTGCGATGTTCATTGGCTTATTGTACTTACAGTTCGAAGGAGAACGTTCCCGTATTGCTGTGAATAGTTGCCTCTTACTGATCGTCATGCTTTTGCTTTACATAACCATGCGCTACTTTTCTCCAGAAGTCGCCGTTCTTTGCGCGACGCTTGGTGGCGCAAGTATAGGAGTCGTGATCACACGATGGAAATCCGCCCAGAATTAA
- the dhaK gene encoding dihydroxyacetone kinase subunit DhaK encodes MHKLMKDSNRFVSDMVDGLVLAHPDLYKKVEGVNVVARKVPLDGKVGLVSGGGSGHEPAHAGFVGDGMLAAAVCGEVFTSPTPDMVLEGIKAAHGGKGVLLVVKNYSGDVMNFDMAKELAELEDIEVDTVIVNDDIAIKKEEDRRGVAGTVFVHKIAGAAAAEGKSLSEVKAVAEKVIHGVRSIGMALSPCYMPESGKPGFELHDDEMEIGIGIHGEKGLERKAVASVDAIVKELLDRLTKEVPDKKVAVMVNGMGGTPESELYITYKYVAEELQAHGYEIARSFVGNYMTSLEMHGFSITLLPVDDELLGYLDAETKAIGF; translated from the coding sequence ATGCACAAATTAATGAAAGATTCAAACCGGTTCGTTTCAGACATGGTCGACGGACTCGTACTTGCTCACCCTGATTTGTATAAAAAAGTCGAAGGTGTCAATGTCGTTGCGCGGAAAGTCCCACTCGATGGAAAAGTTGGTCTTGTCTCTGGTGGGGGAAGTGGTCACGAACCGGCACACGCTGGATTCGTCGGGGACGGTATGCTTGCTGCAGCTGTATGTGGGGAAGTCTTCACGTCCCCAACGCCTGATATGGTGCTTGAAGGGATTAAGGCTGCGCATGGTGGTAAGGGCGTATTGCTCGTCGTCAAAAATTATTCGGGTGACGTCATGAACTTCGATATGGCGAAGGAACTCGCTGAACTTGAGGATATCGAAGTTGATACGGTCATCGTCAACGATGACATTGCCATCAAAAAAGAAGAGGACCGTCGTGGAGTTGCAGGGACTGTTTTCGTTCATAAGATTGCTGGCGCTGCTGCTGCAGAAGGGAAATCACTAAGTGAAGTCAAAGCAGTCGCTGAAAAGGTCATTCATGGCGTTCGCTCAATCGGAATGGCGCTCTCGCCATGCTATATGCCAGAGAGCGGGAAACCAGGGTTTGAACTTCATGATGACGAGATGGAGATTGGAATCGGGATTCATGGCGAAAAAGGACTCGAACGAAAAGCGGTCGCTTCCGTTGATGCAATCGTCAAAGAGTTGCTCGATCGTCTGACGAAAGAAGTGCCAGATAAAAAAGTTGCGGTCATGGTGAACGGGATGGGCGGAACGCCAGAATCCGAGCTGTATATCACGTATAAATACGTCGCAGAAGAACTTCAGGCGCATGGTTACGAGATTGCCCGTTCGTTCGTCGGAAACTATATGACGTCGCTCGAGATGCACGGTTTCTCGATTACGCTTCTACCAGTGGATGATGAACTGCTTGGCTATCTCGACGCAGAAACGAAAGCGATTGGATTCTAA
- the dhaL gene encoding dihydroxyacetone kinase subunit DhaL, producing the protein MKLTTEQLRSALIKAAEQIEQHKDELTDLDREIGDGDHGINMSRGFQAVQKTLEEHGEYEDLGALSKEVGMTLIKTVGGASGPLYGTAFVKFAGAFKGKTEIEGTELADAFHEATEGIKSRGKSEFGQKTMVDIWTPFQEALSQEGDLKAAIDQALADTKARVATKGRASYFGEATEGVQDPGSLSSALLLSEIAEVLHG; encoded by the coding sequence ATGAAGTTGACGACGGAACAGTTGCGAAGCGCACTTATTAAAGCAGCAGAACAGATTGAACAGCACAAGGATGAATTGACGGATCTTGACCGAGAAATCGGCGATGGGGATCACGGAATTAATATGTCACGAGGGTTCCAAGCCGTTCAAAAGACGCTTGAGGAACATGGAGAGTACGAAGATTTAGGCGCATTATCCAAGGAAGTCGGAATGACGCTGATCAAAACAGTCGGTGGAGCATCCGGCCCTTTATATGGAACAGCATTCGTTAAGTTTGCCGGTGCATTTAAAGGAAAAACAGAAATCGAAGGAACAGAGCTTGCCGATGCTTTCCACGAGGCGACTGAAGGCATTAAATCGCGCGGGAAATCAGAATTCGGTCAAAAAACGATGGTTGACATTTGGACGCCATTCCAAGAAGCACTTTCGCAAGAAGGGGACTTGAAAGCAGCAATCGACCAAGCGCTTGCTGATACAAAAGCACGTGTCGCAACGAAAGGTCGCGCGTCGTACTTCGGTGAAGCGACGGAAGGTGTTCAGGACCCAGGCAGTCTATCAAGTGCTCTGTTACTAAGCGAAATCGCGGAGGTGCTCCATGGTTAA
- a CDS encoding methionine gamma-lyase family protein has translation MFSELTHYETLRPLIDRAEEQIAPYVKKAQEVAEYNQFRVLDAFRRHKVSDFHFMPSTGYGYNDEGRDTLERIYADVFGAEAGLCRPQIISGTHAIGIALFGLLLPGDELLYITGKPYDTLEEIVGIRGDGRGSLKELGVHYDVVEMKNAETIDVSAVLERITPQTKVIGIQRSKGYATRRSLPVSEIGEAIAAIKAVHPHVLIFVDNCYGEFVETIEPTHVGADLMAGSLIKNPGGGLAKTGGYLVGRTDLIERASFRMTTPGIGAEAGPSLSALPDMYQGFYMAPHTVSQALMGAMFTSSMLGQFGFDTAPHHTAERTDLIQSVSFHAPEPMIAFCQAIQAASPVNAHALPIPDYMPGYADDVIMAAGTFVQGSSIELSADGPIRAPYTAYVQGGLTYSHVKIAIISAVNHLMKKQLIPEKNV, from the coding sequence ATGTTTTCAGAATTAACCCATTACGAAACCCTCCGTCCACTTATTGACCGGGCGGAGGAACAGATCGCACCGTACGTCAAGAAGGCACAAGAGGTCGCGGAATATAATCAATTCCGTGTCCTCGATGCGTTCCGACGTCACAAGGTCAGTGATTTTCATTTCATGCCGTCAACAGGCTACGGCTACAACGATGAAGGGCGCGATACGCTCGAACGGATCTATGCCGATGTCTTCGGTGCAGAAGCCGGTCTTTGTCGTCCGCAAATCATTAGCGGAACGCACGCAATCGGTATCGCGTTGTTCGGGTTGCTGTTACCGGGCGATGAATTGCTATATATTACAGGAAAACCATACGACACGCTCGAAGAGATCGTCGGAATTCGTGGTGACGGACGTGGTTCATTAAAGGAGCTCGGCGTCCACTATGATGTCGTCGAGATGAAAAACGCCGAGACGATTGACGTATCGGCTGTTCTCGAACGGATCACACCACAGACGAAAGTCATCGGGATCCAGCGCTCAAAAGGATATGCGACGCGTCGTAGTCTACCGGTTAGCGAAATCGGTGAGGCGATTGCCGCCATTAAAGCCGTCCATCCACACGTCTTGATTTTCGTCGACAACTGCTACGGTGAGTTCGTCGAGACGATCGAACCGACGCATGTCGGGGCAGACTTGATGGCAGGATCGTTGATCAAGAACCCGGGTGGTGGTCTTGCGAAGACTGGTGGTTATCTCGTCGGGCGGACCGACTTAATTGAACGGGCATCGTTCCGGATGACGACACCAGGAATCGGAGCAGAAGCCGGTCCATCGTTATCAGCACTTCCAGATATGTATCAAGGATTCTACATGGCACCACATACGGTCAGTCAAGCATTGATGGGGGCAATGTTCACGTCGAGCATGCTCGGACAGTTCGGTTTTGACACGGCACCGCATCATACAGCAGAACGGACGGATTTGATTCAATCGGTTTCGTTCCATGCGCCGGAGCCGATGATTGCGTTCTGTCAGGCGATTCAAGCAGCTTCGCCTGTTAATGCGCATGCGTTGCCGATTCCGGATTATATGCCAGGATATGCGGATGACGTCATCATGGCAGCAGGGACGTTCGTACAAGGTTCATCGATTGAGTTGTCAGCAGACGGTCCGATCCGTGCGCCCTATACCGCGTACGTTCAAGGTGGTTTGACGTATAGTCACGTCAAAATCGCTATCATTTCAGCCGTCAATCATTTGATGAAAAAACAATTAATTCCAGAAAAAAACGTTTAA
- the glnA gene encoding type I glutamate--ammonia ligase, whose translation MTRRNITREDILKIAKAEDVRFIRLQFTDILGTIKNVEIPVSQLEKALDNKMMFDGSSIEGFVRIEESDMYLFPDLNTWVVFPWTEDGTGKVARLICDIHNPDGTPFAGDPRGQLKRVLKEMEELGFTSFNVGPEPEFFLFKKDEKGRPTLELNDQGGYFDLAPVDLGENCRKEIVIELENMGFEIEASHHEVAPGQHEIDFKYADAITTADNIQTFKLVVKTIAAKHNLHATFMPKPLFGVNGSGMHANMSLFKGNENVFFDEGNEDMQLSDDARAFTAGILKHARAFTAVCNPTVNSYKRLVPGYEAPCYVAWSARNRSPLVRVPAARGLSTRIEVRSVDPAANPYLALATLLASGLDGIKNNLKAPAPIDRNIYVMDKPERVANGIDDLPSTLSHALEVLKADDVVMHALGDHIAEHFVELKEIEWDMFRTQVTEWERDQYMVLF comes from the coding sequence ATGACACGTCGCAACATTACACGAGAAGACATTTTGAAAATCGCTAAAGCTGAGGATGTACGCTTTATTCGCTTACAGTTCACAGATATCCTCGGAACGATCAAGAACGTTGAAATTCCAGTAAGCCAATTGGAAAAAGCACTTGATAACAAAATGATGTTCGATGGTTCATCGATCGAAGGATTCGTCCGAATCGAAGAATCAGATATGTATCTCTTCCCAGACTTAAACACATGGGTCGTCTTCCCATGGACAGAAGATGGAACAGGGAAAGTTGCACGTTTAATCTGTGACATCCACAATCCGGATGGCACGCCGTTCGCAGGAGACCCACGTGGTCAGCTCAAACGGGTACTTAAAGAGATGGAAGAACTCGGTTTCACTTCGTTCAACGTTGGACCAGAACCAGAATTCTTCCTCTTCAAGAAAGATGAAAAAGGGCGTCCGACACTTGAGTTGAATGACCAAGGTGGATACTTCGACCTCGCACCAGTCGATCTCGGAGAGAACTGCCGTAAAGAGATCGTCATCGAGCTTGAGAACATGGGCTTTGAAATCGAAGCATCACACCACGAAGTCGCACCAGGTCAACACGAAATCGACTTTAAATACGCTGATGCGATCACAACAGCGGATAACATCCAAACGTTCAAACTCGTCGTTAAGACGATTGCTGCGAAGCACAACTTGCACGCGACATTCATGCCAAAACCACTCTTCGGTGTTAACGGATCAGGAATGCACGCGAACATGTCGCTCTTCAAAGGCAACGAGAACGTCTTCTTCGACGAAGGCAACGAAGACATGCAATTGTCGGACGATGCACGTGCTTTTACAGCGGGTATCCTCAAACACGCTCGTGCGTTCACAGCGGTTTGTAACCCGACAGTCAACTCATACAAACGTCTTGTTCCTGGCTACGAAGCACCTTGCTACGTTGCATGGTCAGCACGTAACCGTTCACCACTCGTCCGTGTTCCTGCAGCACGTGGACTCTCGACGCGTATCGAAGTGCGTTCAGTCGACCCAGCAGCAAACCCGTACCTCGCACTTGCAACATTGCTTGCTTCAGGTCTCGACGGAATCAAGAACAACTTGAAAGCACCGGCGCCAATCGACCGCAACATCTACGTCATGGACAAACCGGAACGCGTCGCAAACGGAATTGATGATCTTCCATCAACACTCAGCCACGCACTCGAAGTCTTGAAAGCGGATGACGTCGTCATGCACGCTCTCGGTGATCACATCGCAGAACACTTCGTTGAATTAAAAGAAATCGAATGGGATATGTTCCGGACACAAGTTACGGAATGGGAACGCGATCAGTACATGGTCTTGTTCTAA
- a CDS encoding (4Fe-4S)-binding protein — translation MKKGYEGKEITVYFDSEVCIHSGHCVRSLPTVFDVKRRPWIEADGAPVEDVMRVVDGCPSGALSYERREANGAETSGT, via the coding sequence GTGAAGAAGGGATATGAAGGCAAAGAGATCACGGTTTATTTTGATTCGGAAGTTTGCATTCACTCTGGTCATTGTGTACGAAGTCTACCAACTGTCTTTGATGTCAAACGACGTCCTTGGATTGAAGCGGACGGAGCGCCAGTCGAGGATGTCATGCGGGTCGTTGACGGTTGTCCGAGTGGCGCCTTATCTTATGAACGGAGGGAAGCAAATGGAGCTGAAACGAGCGGAACGTAA
- the hflX gene encoding GTPase HflX has protein sequence MSERVIVVGCQLPGVPDHVYEESVAELEALVTTAHGVVVGRLDQKRQAIDRRTFIGKGKVEELVALADELEPDLIIFNAEVTPGQMKNIRIALSDPEAIKLIDRTQLILDIFAGRAQSREGKLQVELAQMSYLLPRLAGQGTQLSRLGGGIGTRGPGESKLETDRRHIRRRVDEISKQLETSVAHRARYRERRKENQTFQIALVGYTNAGKSTIFNRLTQADTYEKDELFATLDPLTRQVDLPEGGQILLTDTVGFIQDLPTKLIAAFRSTLEEVLEADLILHVVDASSEHYLNQMQTTNDVLDELGAGDIPQLEVYNKKDQLNRLFTGGKLLISALDPQDIERLIEEIERSISEILEYLEIRIPVDGFAHYNPAKEVMMNLKESFEEDGSVILKGYLRKDTRLYATLKQYEV, from the coding sequence ATGTCAGAACGCGTTATCGTCGTTGGTTGCCAGCTCCCCGGTGTCCCGGACCATGTCTATGAAGAATCGGTCGCGGAGCTCGAAGCACTCGTAACGACTGCGCATGGTGTCGTCGTCGGTCGTCTGGATCAGAAACGACAAGCGATTGATCGCCGTACGTTCATCGGAAAAGGAAAGGTTGAAGAACTCGTTGCGTTAGCGGACGAACTTGAACCTGATTTAATCATATTCAATGCTGAGGTCACGCCTGGTCAGATGAAAAATATCCGGATTGCCTTATCGGACCCGGAAGCGATCAAATTGATCGACCGGACACAGTTGATCCTCGATATCTTCGCCGGACGCGCCCAGTCACGCGAAGGGAAATTGCAGGTGGAACTGGCACAAATGAGTTATCTATTGCCACGTCTTGCCGGACAGGGAACACAACTGTCGCGTCTTGGTGGTGGAATCGGAACACGTGGACCAGGTGAGTCGAAACTTGAGACGGATCGTCGTCATATCCGTCGCCGAGTCGATGAGATTTCGAAACAACTCGAGACATCCGTCGCGCACCGTGCCCGTTACCGGGAACGTCGCAAAGAAAACCAGACGTTCCAAATCGCACTCGTCGGCTATACGAACGCTGGTAAGTCAACGATCTTCAACCGGTTGACGCAAGCCGACACATACGAAAAGGATGAGTTGTTCGCGACGCTCGATCCGTTGACGCGTCAAGTTGATTTGCCGGAAGGTGGTCAAATCCTTCTGACGGATACGGTCGGTTTCATTCAAGATCTTCCGACGAAGTTGATCGCGGCGTTCCGCTCGACCCTCGAGGAAGTGCTTGAAGCAGACTTGATTCTTCACGTCGTTGATGCATCAAGTGAGCATTACTTGAATCAGATGCAGACGACGAACGATGTCCTCGATGAACTCGGTGCCGGTGACATCCCGCAACTGGAAGTCTACAACAAGAAAGACCAACTGAACCGCTTGTTCACAGGCGGGAAGCTGTTGATTTCTGCGCTAGATCCGCAAGACATCGAGCGCTTGATTGAAGAAATCGAACGTTCGATCAGTGAAATTCTCGAGTATCTCGAGATTCGCATTCCGGTGGATGGTTTTGCCCATTATAATCCAGCGAAGGAAGTCATGATGAACTTGAAGGAATCGTTCGAAGAAGATGGTTCCGTCATTCTAAAAGGTTACTTGCGTAAAGATACGCGTCTCTACGCGACATTGAAACAATACGAGGTGTAA
- the miaA gene encoding tRNA (adenosine(37)-N6)-dimethylallyltransferase MiaA, with amino-acid sequence MKKQPVIVIVGPTAVGKTKTGIELAKQLNGEVLSGDSVQVYQGMDIGSAKVTTEEMEGVPHHLLDLVTPDDEMSVARFQTIARATIDEIASRGKLPIIVGGTGLYIRSILYDYQFTEQAEDPALRAELEAYAAAHGANALHDQLKELDPTRAEAIHPNNIQRVVRAIEVARTGQTQTTGSKPALYDSLLFVLHMEDRDRLYDRIDQRVDLMVDSGLLEEVARLDAAGYRQTKALQAIGYKEMLPVLDGAPLDPAVDMLKRNTRRFAKRQLTWFRHQFDGVWVDMGKFSFEETFKIIYDRTVEFLKAVK; translated from the coding sequence ATGAAGAAACAACCAGTCATCGTCATCGTCGGACCAACAGCAGTCGGAAAAACGAAGACAGGCATTGAACTAGCAAAACAACTAAACGGAGAGGTGTTATCCGGAGATTCGGTTCAAGTCTATCAAGGGATGGATATCGGATCGGCAAAAGTGACGACCGAAGAGATGGAAGGGGTGCCGCATCATCTGCTTGATCTCGTGACACCGGACGACGAGATGAGTGTAGCCCGTTTCCAAACGATTGCTCGGGCGACGATCGATGAGATTGCGAGTCGTGGCAAGTTACCGATCATCGTTGGTGGAACAGGGCTTTATATCCGGTCGATTTTATATGATTACCAGTTTACCGAACAGGCCGAAGACCCAGCTTTGCGTGCTGAGCTTGAAGCGTACGCGGCGGCGCACGGTGCGAATGCGTTGCATGACCAGTTAAAAGAACTTGATCCGACGCGTGCAGAAGCAATTCATCCGAATAACATCCAGCGCGTCGTTCGGGCAATCGAGGTCGCACGGACCGGTCAGACACAAACGACCGGTAGCAAGCCAGCGCTCTACGACAGTCTATTGTTCGTCTTACACATGGAAGACCGAGATCGGTTATATGACCGAATCGATCAGCGGGTAGACTTGATGGTCGACAGTGGGCTTCTTGAAGAGGTGGCACGTCTTGACGCTGCCGGATACCGACAGACGAAGGCGTTGCAAGCAATTGGCTACAAAGAGATGTTACCCGTCCTTGACGGGGCACCACTCGACCCTGCTGTTGACATGCTAAAACGGAATACACGACGCTTCGCGAAACGTCAATTGACATGGTTCCGTCATCAATTTGATGGCGTTTGGGTAGATATGGGAAAGTTTTCATTTGAAGAAACGTTCAAAATTATCTATGATAGAACTGTAGAGTTTCTGAAAGCGGTTAAATAA
- a CDS encoding GNAT family N-acetyltransferase: MELKRAERKIEAHHEDRVIGEITYSDTNNGMWIIDHTYVDPAHRNQQIGEQLVAEIVNWAREANVKLLPLCPFAKKEFEQQSTYQDVQANM; encoded by the coding sequence ATGGAGCTGAAACGAGCGGAACGTAAAATCGAAGCCCATCATGAGGACAGAGTGATCGGGGAAATCACCTACAGCGATACAAACAACGGGATGTGGATCATCGATCACACGTATGTTGATCCCGCGCACCGGAATCAACAGATCGGGGAACAACTCGTTGCTGAGATCGTCAACTGGGCACGCGAGGCAAACGTCAAGCTATTGCCGTTATGTCCGTTTGCGAAAAAAGAGTTTGAACAACAATCCACTTATCAGGATGTACAAGCGAATATGTGA
- the hfq gene encoding RNA chaperone Hfq, with the protein MKATYNIQDVFLNQLRKDAVPTTVFLISGYQLRGLIKSFDNFTVILESEGKQQLIYKHAISTFAPARNVTLYEQEETQEVSR; encoded by the coding sequence ATGAAAGCGACATACAACATTCAGGACGTCTTTTTAAATCAATTACGGAAAGATGCAGTCCCAACGACGGTTTTCTTAATCAGTGGGTATCAATTACGGGGGCTGATCAAGTCATTCGATAACTTCACGGTCATCTTGGAGTCGGAAGGCAAGCAGCAATTGATCTACAAACACGCAATCTCGACGTTCGCACCAGCGCGCAACGTGACGTTATATGAGCAAGAAGAGACACAAGAAGTCTCTCGCTAA
- the dhaM gene encoding dihydroxyacetone kinase phosphoryl donor subunit DhaM, giving the protein MVNLVLVSHSEKLATGLKELLAEMAPDTPVLLAAGLEDGSIGTDATRIEETLNTLDDDGVVLTDIGSATMNTELALELYSGERTIRFIDAPLVEGAFLAAVLSGQSKSVDEIEDGLKKEFSK; this is encoded by the coding sequence ATGGTTAATCTTGTACTTGTTTCCCATAGTGAAAAACTCGCGACGGGATTAAAGGAACTGTTAGCAGAAATGGCACCGGATACTCCGGTCTTGCTCGCAGCAGGTCTTGAGGATGGTAGTATTGGAACGGACGCTACTCGCATCGAAGAGACACTGAATACGTTAGACGACGATGGAGTCGTCTTAACGGATATCGGTTCTGCGACGATGAATACGGAACTAGCCCTTGAATTATACAGTGGGGAACGGACGATTCGGTTTATCGACGCACCGCTCGTCGAAGGTGCGTTTTTAGCGGCAGTCCTAAGCGGTCAGTCCAAATCCGTTGACGAGATTGAAGACGGGCTGAAAAAAGAGTTTAGCAAATAA